In Oryza sativa Japonica Group chromosome 2, ASM3414082v1, the following are encoded in one genomic region:
- the LOC4328850 gene encoding hydroquinone glucosyltransferase — protein MAEAATGATDTSLPPPPPHVVLMASPGAGHLIPLAELARRLVSDHGFAVTVVTIASLSDPATDAAVLSSLPASVATAVLPPVALDDLPADIGFGSVMFELVRRSVPHLRPLVVGSPAAAIVCDFFGTPALALAAELGVPGYVFFPTSISFISVVRSVVELHDGAAAGEYRDLPDPLVLPGCAPLRHGDIPDGFRDSADPVYAYVLEEGRRYGGADGFLVNSFPEMEPGAAEAFRRDGENGAFPPVYLVGPFVRPRSDEDADESACLEWLDRQPAGSVVYVSFGSGGALSVEQTRELAAGLEMSGHRFLWVVRMPRKGGLLSSMGASYGNPMDFLPEGFVERTNGRGLAVASWAPQVRVLAHPATAAFVSHCGWNSALESVSSGVPMIAWPLHAEQKMNAAILTEVAGVALPLSPVAPGGVVSREEVAAAVKELMDPGEKGSAARRRARELQAAAAARAWSPDGASRRALEEVAGKWKNAVHEDR, from the coding sequence ATGGCGGAGGCGGCCACCGGTGCAACTGACAcgtcactgccgccgccgccgccgcacgtcgTCCTGATGGCCAGCCCCGGCGCCGGCCACCTCATCCCGCTGGCCGAGTTGGCGAGGCGGCTCGTGTCCGACCACGGCTTCGCGGTCACCGTCGTCACGATCGCCAGCCTCTCCGACCcggccaccgacgccgccgtgctCTCCTCGCTGCCGGCCTCCGTGgccaccgccgtgctcccgCCCGTCGCCCTCGACGACCTCCCGGCGGACATCGGCTTCGGCTCCGTGATGTTCGAGCTCGTCCGCCGCTCCGTCCCGCACCTCCGCCCGCTCGTCGTcggctcccccgccgccgcgatcgTGTGCGACTTCTTCGGCACGCCGGCCCTGGCGCTCGCCGCTGAGCTCGGCGTGCCCGGGTACGTGTTCTTCCCGACCAGCATCAGCTTCATCTCCGTCGTGCGCAGCGTCGTGGAGCtccacgacggcgccgccgccggcgagtacCGTGACCTCCCGGACCCGCTCGTGCTCCCCGGATGCGCGCCGCTCCGCCACGGCGACATCCCCGACGGGTTCCGGGATTCTGCCGATCCGGTCTACGCCTACGTgctcgaggaggggcggcgatacggcggcgccgacggcttCTTGGTGAACAGTTTCCCGGAGATGGAGCCGGGCGCCGCGGAAGCGTTCAGGCGAGACGGGGAGAACGGCGCGTTCCCGCCGGTGTACCTCGTCGGGCCGTTCGTCCGGCCAAGGTCCGACGAGGACGCCGACGAGTCGGCGTGCTTGGAGTGGCTGGACCGCCAGCCGGCGGGGTCGGTGGTGTACGTCTCCTTCGGCTCCGGCGGCGCGCTGTCCGTGGAGCAGAcgcgcgagctcgccgccgggctGGAGATGAGCGGCCACAGGTTCCTCTGGGTGGTGCGCATGCCAAGAAAGGGCGGGCTCCTTTCCTCCATGGGCGCCAGCTACGGCAACCCGATGGACTTCCTCCCCGAGGGCTTCGTGGAGAGGACGAACGGGCGGGGCCTCGCCGTGGCGTCGTGGGCGCCGCAGGTGCGCGTGCTGGCGcacccggcgacggcggcgttcgtgtcgcactgcgggtggaactcggCGCTGGAGAGCGTGTCCTCCGGCGTGCCGATGATCGCGTGGCCGCTGCACGCCGAGCAGAAGATGAACGCGGCCATCCTGACGGAGGTAGCCGGGGTGGCGCTACCGCTAAGTCCGGTGGCGCCCGGCGGCGTGGTGTcgcgggaggaggtggcggcggcggtgaaggagcTCATGGATCCAGGGGAGAAGGGGAGCGCCGCGCGTCGCCGGGCGAGGGagctgcaggcggcggcggcggcgagggcgtggTCGCCGGACGGGGCGTCGCGCCGCGCGCTCGAGGAGGTGGCCGGCAAGTGGAAGAACGCCGTGCATGAGGATCGTTGA